In Flavobacterium lacustre, a genomic segment contains:
- a CDS encoding PEGA domain-containing protein gives MKKTVLVATLSLSLLVSSCATIISGSKQKVNFRSNPAAASIFIDEVEVGKTPFEIKLERKKEHHVMIKLDGYQTYETNLTKKFNAWYIGNIVFGGLIGIIIDPITGAIYNLSPDEVNAEMSKGTAFKVNKSDVYIAVALNIDPNWKKVGQLEKLN, from the coding sequence ATGAAAAAAACAGTACTCGTTGCAACATTATCATTGAGCTTACTCGTATCAAGTTGCGCAACAATCATTTCAGGTTCAAAACAAAAAGTTAACTTTCGAAGCAATCCTGCAGCAGCATCAATCTTTATTGATGAAGTAGAAGTTGGAAAAACCCCTTTTGAAATTAAATTGGAAAGAAAAAAAGAACATCATGTAATGATCAAATTAGACGGATATCAAACTTATGAAACTAATTTGACCAAGAAATTTAATGCTTGGTATATTGGAAATATAGTATTTGGTGGATTAATTGGAATTATTATTGACCCAATTACAGGAGCAATCTATAATTTATCTCCAGACGAAGTTAATGCTGAAATGAGTAAAGGAACAGCATTTAAAGTCAACAAAAGTGATGTCTATATTGCAGTGGCATTAAATATTGATCCAAATTGGAAAAAAGTGGGACAGTTAGAAAAACTAAACTAA
- the epsC gene encoding serine O-acetyltransferase EpsC, whose protein sequence is MTKNQIIQNISSLKSHFSINYGIKTKTEAFTEKLFYTLFDGNAPLNESIDELEKQFKEISSIACKKTDSLCDSIWEKFLEKLPTVLEKLNQDAAYILENDPASNDIEEVYLAYPGFYAIAIYRLSHELYLLDLLLFSRLMSEYAHRITGTDIHAGATIASPFFIDHATGIVIGETTVIEKHVKIYQGVTLGALSITKDMKNSKRHPTVEKNVCIYANATILGGTTTIGKNSIVGGNAWVTKSIPADSIVTNTTTTEVKVKEKK, encoded by the coding sequence GTGACAAAAAATCAGATTATCCAAAATATCAGCTCTTTAAAGAGTCATTTTTCCATCAATTACGGGATTAAAACAAAAACAGAAGCATTCACTGAAAAACTTTTTTATACACTATTTGACGGTAACGCTCCCTTGAACGAAAGTATCGACGAGTTAGAAAAACAATTTAAAGAAATCTCATCAATCGCTTGTAAAAAAACCGATTCTTTATGTGATTCTATTTGGGAAAAATTTCTGGAAAAATTACCCACCGTACTTGAAAAGCTTAATCAGGATGCCGCATATATTTTAGAAAACGACCCGGCTTCAAATGATATTGAAGAAGTATATCTTGCTTATCCGGGATTTTATGCCATTGCTATTTACCGTTTAAGCCACGAATTATACTTACTTGACTTATTGCTTTTCTCTCGGTTAATGAGCGAATATGCGCATCGTATTACAGGAACAGACATTCATGCAGGTGCTACTATTGCTTCGCCATTCTTCATTGACCACGCAACCGGAATCGTAATTGGTGAAACAACTGTAATTGAAAAACACGTAAAAATTTACCAAGGCGTAACTTTAGGTGCTTTGAGTATTACCAAAGACATGAAAAATTCCAAAAGACATCCTACCGTGGAGAAAAATGTTTGCATTTATGCTAATGCTACAATTTTAGGAGGAACAACCACTATTGGAAAAAACAGTATCGTTGGTGGAAATGCCTGGGTAACCAAATCGATTCCCGCAGATTCAATTGTAACTAACACCACAACTACCGAAGTAAAAGTAAAAGAGAAAAAATAG
- a CDS encoding glycosyltransferase yields the protein MKFEKGIKMLLVSSYPPRECGLATFSNDIVNAVELVFGNTLPIEVCALENNNHQFTYNDEVKYTLSASCLDDYRQVAEKINERNDIGLVCIQHEFGLFGGEYGDYILSFILALNKPIVTVFHTVLPNPDEKRKKVVHAIADLSDRIIVLTKNSQTLLTTHYDCPKAKTIVIPHGTHSILWEQKEKLKIKYGFSDRIVLSTFGLISENKSIETVLHALPEIVAKYPTVIYLVIGKTHPEVIKNEGEKYRNKLTSITEELHLENNVLFIDEYLELKQLLEYLTLSEIYLFSSKDPNQAVSGTFAYALSCGCAVVSTPIPHAVELLVDGNGILLKEFDNPNEFKNAILHLIENKDERIAMGKKAFSLAHATTWENIAIQYRLLFDQLTNREEDLKFNFPPMKLDHIEKLTTDFGILQFSKFSEPDPESGYTLDDNARALINMTLYQKAYPNDVNLKLANTYLSFIEGIQQDNGWFNNYKDFDHVLTKQNGEVNLEDANGRALWSLGTVIGHTNSLPKDLVNRAEICWDKAIERIDDILSPRAIAYSLKGLYNYYSTHKEDSIKRNIERLADKLLHHYNINSDESWCWYEDYMTYANNVLPEAMMYSYLVTGKQKYKKIAAVTFDFLLSHYFMKGQLKVISNRGWFKKENERFFYGEQPIEVSTTIIALDLFYEVTKNTKYKEQLKLAFIWFLGNNHLKQIMYNPENGASYDGLEDKHININQGAESTLCYFKARLIMEKYAEN from the coding sequence ATGAAATTTGAAAAAGGAATAAAAATGCTACTGGTAAGTTCGTATCCGCCAAGAGAATGTGGATTAGCAACTTTTTCAAATGACATTGTAAATGCAGTGGAGCTTGTTTTTGGGAACACCCTTCCCATTGAAGTTTGTGCTTTGGAAAACAACAATCATCAATTCACCTATAATGATGAGGTGAAATATACTTTATCCGCTTCTTGTTTAGACGATTATCGGCAGGTTGCAGAAAAAATAAATGAACGAAACGACATTGGTTTAGTTTGTATTCAGCATGAATTTGGGCTTTTTGGAGGAGAATATGGCGACTATATTCTCTCTTTTATCTTAGCATTAAACAAACCAATTGTTACTGTTTTTCATACAGTATTGCCAAATCCTGATGAGAAAAGAAAAAAAGTGGTTCATGCCATTGCCGATTTATCCGATCGCATTATAGTATTGACCAAAAATTCCCAAACCCTTTTGACAACTCATTATGACTGTCCTAAAGCAAAAACTATCGTAATTCCGCATGGAACGCATAGCATTCTTTGGGAACAAAAAGAAAAATTAAAAATCAAATATGGATTCTCGGACAGGATTGTATTATCTACTTTTGGTTTAATCAGTGAAAACAAAAGTATCGAAACCGTATTGCATGCTTTACCCGAAATTGTTGCTAAATACCCAACCGTTATTTACTTAGTCATTGGAAAAACACATCCTGAAGTTATTAAAAATGAAGGCGAAAAATACCGCAACAAACTTACTAGCATTACAGAAGAACTTCATTTAGAAAATAATGTTCTTTTTATTGACGAATACTTAGAGTTGAAACAATTACTGGAATATTTAACTTTATCTGAAATCTATTTATTTTCTTCTAAAGATCCAAACCAAGCGGTAAGTGGAACTTTTGCTTATGCTTTGAGTTGTGGATGCGCTGTAGTTTCAACCCCGATTCCGCATGCAGTTGAATTACTGGTTGATGGCAACGGAATTTTATTGAAAGAGTTTGATAATCCGAATGAATTTAAAAATGCTATTTTACATCTTATCGAAAATAAGGATGAGCGTATTGCAATGGGGAAAAAAGCTTTTTCATTGGCGCACGCCACAACTTGGGAAAATATTGCTATTCAATATCGATTGCTTTTTGACCAATTAACCAACAGAGAAGAGGATTTAAAGTTTAATTTTCCTCCGATGAAACTGGACCATATAGAAAAACTCACTACAGATTTTGGCATACTTCAGTTTTCAAAATTTAGCGAACCCGATCCAGAATCCGGTTATACTTTAGATGATAATGCCAGAGCCTTAATCAACATGACTTTATACCAAAAAGCATATCCAAATGACGTTAACCTTAAACTGGCCAATACATACTTGAGTTTTATTGAAGGCATTCAACAAGACAATGGTTGGTTTAATAATTACAAAGATTTTGATCATGTGTTAACAAAACAAAATGGAGAAGTAAACCTTGAAGATGCTAACGGAAGAGCGTTATGGAGTTTAGGAACTGTAATTGGTCATACTAATTCCTTACCGAAAGATTTAGTGAACCGGGCAGAAATCTGTTGGGACAAAGCCATAGAACGAATAGACGACATCCTTTCACCACGCGCTATTGCATATAGTTTGAAAGGACTTTACAACTATTATTCAACTCACAAGGAAGATTCCATAAAAAGAAATATCGAACGATTGGCGGATAAACTATTACATCATTATAATATTAATTCTGATGAAAGTTGGTGCTGGTATGAAGATTATATGACGTATGCCAATAACGTTTTACCAGAAGCAATGATGTACAGCTATCTGGTCACCGGAAAACAGAAATACAAAAAAATTGCGGCCGTCACCTTTGATTTTTTGCTGTCTCATTATTTTATGAAAGGACAACTAAAAGTGATTTCAAACAGAGGATGGTTCAAAAAAGAAAACGAAAGATTTTTTTACGGCGAACAACCCATCGAAGTTTCAACAACCATTATTGCGCTGGACTTATTTTATGAAGTGACAAAAAATACAAAATATAAAGAGCAACTTAAGTTGGCTTTCATTTGGTTTTTAGGAAACAATCACCTCAAACAAATCATGTATAATCCGGAAAATGGAGCTTCATATGATGGTCTTGAAGACAAACACATCAATATAAACCAAGGTGCCGAATCTACTTTATGTTATTTTAAAGCGCGATTAATCATGGAAAAATATGCCGAGAATTAG
- a CDS encoding Smr/MutS family protein, whose translation MFSKGDKVSVLDEAVDGVVLSVQDKQVTIETKDGFVMTFFVNELIKINNTSNLMDSIKRINIAEAAKEKEIPKPRSFVKERKEKNEIAAPEFDLHIEKLVPNKRGMSNYDILTLQSETAKRHIEFAIRNRIPKIVFIHGVGEGILKAELDFLLGRYDNIAFQDGNYQKYGLGATEVYIKQNSK comes from the coding sequence ATGTTTAGTAAAGGAGATAAAGTTTCAGTACTTGATGAAGCTGTTGACGGAGTGGTGTTATCGGTTCAAGATAAGCAGGTGACTATCGAAACAAAGGATGGATTTGTGATGACATTTTTTGTCAATGAATTGATTAAAATAAACAATACCAGTAACTTAATGGATTCTATCAAAAGAATCAATATAGCTGAAGCGGCAAAGGAGAAAGAGATTCCAAAACCAAGAAGTTTTGTCAAAGAACGCAAAGAAAAGAACGAAATTGCAGCTCCTGAATTTGATTTACATATCGAAAAATTAGTGCCAAACAAACGTGGAATGTCTAATTATGATATTTTAACACTGCAATCTGAAACGGCAAAACGACACATCGAATTTGCTATTCGAAATCGCATTCCGAAGATTGTTTTTATTCATGGAGTTGGTGAAGGGATTCTAAAAGCGGAGCTCGATTTTTTATTGGGACGTTATGATAATATTGCTTTTCAAGATGGAAATTATCAAAAATATGGATTAGGTGCAACCGAAGTTTATATCAAACAAAACAGCAAATAA
- a CDS encoding aldo/keto reductase has translation MNYRKLGKTNFKISEIALGTWQVGGKWGSPFNDKTADELINTAIDNGVNFIDTADVYENGLSEAAVGRVVRSRSERIYVATKCGRHINPHVNEGYQPKVLQKFVEDSLKRTGLETLDLIQLHCPPNQVFYRPEIFELFDRLKEQGKILNLGVSVEKVEEGLKAIEYSNVTTVQIIFNLFRQRPSELFFKEAQKRDIGIIARVPLASGLLTGLFNPQTTFGKEDHRNFNRNGEAFDKGETFSGINYELGLKAVQELKALFPETTNLAPIALQWILNFKEISCIIPGASKESHVLSNLSVYDLPKLTDEKIAAMNAIYERYIKPEVHQLW, from the coding sequence ATGAACTATCGTAAACTGGGAAAAACGAATTTTAAAATTTCGGAAATAGCACTTGGAACATGGCAAGTAGGCGGAAAATGGGGTTCTCCATTCAATGATAAAACCGCAGACGAGCTAATCAATACCGCTATTGATAATGGCGTAAATTTTATTGACACTGCCGATGTTTATGAAAACGGATTAAGTGAAGCCGCGGTAGGAAGAGTAGTTCGTTCTCGTTCGGAGCGTATTTATGTTGCCACAAAATGTGGACGGCACATTAATCCGCATGTAAACGAAGGCTACCAACCGAAAGTACTCCAAAAATTTGTAGAAGACAGTTTAAAAAGAACCGGATTAGAAACTTTGGATTTAATACAACTGCATTGTCCTCCGAACCAAGTATTTTACCGACCTGAAATTTTTGAATTATTTGACCGTTTGAAAGAACAAGGAAAAATTTTAAATTTAGGTGTAAGTGTCGAAAAAGTGGAAGAAGGATTAAAAGCAATCGAATATTCAAATGTAACTACAGTTCAAATTATATTTAACCTTTTCCGCCAGCGACCATCAGAATTGTTTTTTAAAGAAGCGCAAAAACGAGATATTGGTATTATTGCAAGAGTTCCATTGGCCAGCGGACTGCTTACGGGATTATTCAATCCTCAAACTACTTTTGGAAAAGAAGACCATAGAAATTTTAACCGAAACGGAGAGGCTTTTGACAAAGGGGAAACATTCTCTGGAATTAATTATGAATTGGGTTTAAAAGCTGTTCAAGAATTAAAAGCATTATTTCCGGAAACTACAAATTTAGCACCAATTGCATTACAATGGATTTTGAATTTCAAGGAAATCAGTTGTATTATTCCCGGCGCTTCAAAAGAAAGTCATGTGCTTTCGAATTTATCCGTTTATGATTTACCCAAATTAACGGATGAAAAAATTGCCGCTATGAATGCCATTTACGAACGTTACATCAAGCCCGAAGTACATCAACTTTGGTAA
- the cysM gene encoding cysteine synthase CysM: MKPQKLLDLIGNTPLVETTNLIQNPNVKLLLKLEGNNPGGSVKDRAAYNMIASALERGEIKKGDKLIEATSGNTGIALAMIAQLFNIEIELVLPEDSTIERTQTMRAYGATVILTPASTGIIGSRDYADKKVAEGGYIMLNQFANDDNWKAHYKTTGPEIWNDTEGTVTHFVSAMGTTGTIIGTSSYLKEQNPNIQIIGAQPSDGSQIPGIRKWPQEYLPKIFDASKVDTVIEVSEKEARIMTKRLALEEGVFAGMSSGGSVAAAIKIAEQLESGVIVAIICDRGDRYLSSDLFD; this comes from the coding sequence ATGAAGCCACAAAAATTATTAGACCTGATAGGGAATACTCCTTTAGTGGAAACTACAAATTTGATTCAGAATCCAAACGTAAAACTTTTATTAAAACTTGAAGGAAACAATCCTGGAGGCAGTGTAAAAGATCGTGCGGCATACAATATGATAGCCTCAGCATTAGAAAGAGGAGAAATAAAAAAAGGAGATAAGCTAATTGAAGCGACCAGCGGAAACACTGGAATTGCTTTGGCTATGATTGCCCAATTATTCAACATTGAAATTGAATTAGTACTTCCGGAAGATTCAACCATTGAGCGTACACAAACCATGCGCGCTTATGGCGCAACCGTAATTTTAACTCCGGCAAGCACGGGAATTATTGGCTCCAGAGATTATGCCGATAAGAAAGTTGCTGAAGGCGGTTACATCATGCTCAATCAATTTGCGAATGACGACAACTGGAAAGCACATTACAAAACTACAGGTCCTGAAATATGGAACGATACCGAAGGAACCGTAACCCATTTTGTATCTGCAATGGGAACCACAGGCACAATTATAGGGACTTCTTCTTATTTAAAAGAACAAAATCCAAACATTCAAATTATTGGCGCTCAACCTAGTGACGGTTCTCAAATTCCAGGAATCAGGAAATGGCCTCAAGAGTATTTACCAAAAATTTTCGATGCCTCAAAAGTTGATACTGTTATCGAAGTCAGCGAAAAAGAAGCACGCATCATGACCAAAAGACTGGCTCTTGAAGAAGGCGTTTTTGCAGGAATGAGTAGCGGAGGTTCTGTTGCTGCTGCTATAAAAATTGCAGAACAATTAGAATCCGGTGTCATCGTTGCCATTATCTGTGACCGAGGCGATCGATATTTGTCTTCGGATTTGTTTGATTAA
- the sucC gene encoding ADP-forming succinate--CoA ligase subunit beta: MNIHEYQGKEILASYGVRIQRGIVANSPVEAVAAAKQLTTETGTSWYVVKAQVHAGGRGKGGGVKLAKNLQQVEEIAEQIIGMQLITPQTSAEGKKVHKVLIAEDVYYPGESETSEFYVSVLLNRGTGRNMIMYSTEGGMDIEEVAEHTPHLIFTEEVDPAVGLQGFQARRIAFNLGLSGNAFKEMVKFIDSLYNAYIGSDASMFEINPVLKTSDNKILAVDAKVNIDDNALYRQKKYADMRDIREENPIEVEAKEVGLNYVDLDGTVGCMVNGAGLAMATMDLIKYAGFEPANFLDVGGTADAKRVETAFRIILKDENVKAILINIFGGIVRCDRVAQGVVDAYKNMGDAIKVPIIVRLQGTNAAIAKELIDNSGMPILSAVEFQEAADQVKAALS, encoded by the coding sequence ATGAACATACACGAATATCAAGGAAAAGAGATTTTAGCTAGCTATGGAGTTCGCATACAACGCGGAATTGTGGCTAATAGTCCAGTAGAAGCTGTTGCTGCTGCAAAACAATTAACTACCGAAACAGGTACAAGTTGGTATGTTGTTAAAGCCCAAGTTCATGCAGGTGGACGTGGAAAAGGAGGCGGAGTTAAGCTTGCTAAAAATTTACAACAAGTGGAAGAAATTGCAGAACAAATCATCGGAATGCAATTGATAACACCTCAAACTTCGGCTGAAGGTAAAAAAGTACACAAAGTTTTAATCGCGGAAGATGTTTATTATCCAGGTGAAAGTGAAACTTCTGAATTTTATGTTTCTGTTTTATTAAATAGAGGAACAGGTCGTAACATGATTATGTATTCTACTGAAGGTGGAATGGATATTGAAGAAGTTGCTGAACACACACCTCATTTAATTTTTACCGAAGAAGTAGATCCAGCTGTAGGATTACAAGGTTTTCAAGCACGAAGAATTGCTTTTAACTTAGGTCTTTCTGGAAATGCTTTCAAAGAAATGGTGAAATTCATCGATTCTCTATACAATGCCTATATTGGTTCTGACGCCTCGATGTTTGAAATCAATCCAGTTTTAAAAACATCTGACAATAAAATTTTGGCAGTAGATGCTAAAGTAAACATTGACGATAATGCGCTATACAGACAAAAGAAATATGCTGATATGCGTGACATTCGTGAGGAAAACCCAATCGAAGTAGAAGCAAAAGAAGTAGGATTAAACTATGTAGATCTTGACGGAACTGTTGGATGTATGGTAAACGGAGCTGGTTTGGCTATGGCAACCATGGATTTAATTAAGTATGCTGGTTTTGAGCCTGCTAACTTCCTTGACGTAGGTGGAACTGCTGATGCAAAACGTGTGGAAACTGCTTTCCGTATTATCTTGAAAGATGAAAACGTAAAAGCAATTTTAATTAATATTTTTGGTGGAATCGTTCGTTGTGACCGTGTGGCGCAAGGAGTTGTTGATGCATACAAAAATATGGGTGATGCTATAAAAGTGCCAATAATTGTTCGTTTACAAGGAACTAATGCTGCAATTGCAAAAGAATTAATTGATAATTCAGGAATGCCAATTTTATCTGCTGTTGAGTTTCAAGAAGCTGCGGATCAAGTAAAAGCAGCACTTTCTTAA
- a CDS encoding DUF2752 domain-containing protein: protein MNLEKYMIPCLSKTLFGIECLGCGFQRAFLLLLKGEFSMAFQMYPAVYTTLIFLGFLVLHFVDNSKNYKKPLTSMAVINVLFMVAGYYYKHF, encoded by the coding sequence TTGAATTTAGAGAAATACATGATTCCTTGTCTTAGCAAAACACTCTTTGGAATTGAGTGTTTAGGTTGTGGATTTCAGAGAGCATTCCTCCTACTCTTGAAAGGAGAATTTTCGATGGCTTTTCAAATGTATCCAGCAGTTTATACGACCCTTATTTTTTTAGGATTTTTAGTATTACATTTTGTTGATAATAGCAAAAATTACAAAAAACCACTTACAAGTATGGCTGTAATAAATGTCTTGTTTATGGTTGCCGGATATTATTACAAGCACTTTTAA
- a CDS encoding SGNH/GDSL hydrolase family protein: protein MKTKKLTYCILFLSIFMGQKTIAQDWANLNKYQNENAKLAVAEPGKNRIVFMGDSITEFWFPTDPDFFSGKPYINRGISGQTTPQMLVRFRADVIALKPEIVLILAGINDIAGNTGPSTLDMIKDNIFSMAELAKANHIKVILCSVLPAYDFPWKPNQNPADKVVALNGMIKKYAEANKMVYLDYYSAMANEQKGLKAAYSGDGVHPNKLGYQVMAPLAEKAINTILSKK from the coding sequence ATGAAAACCAAAAAATTAACGTATTGCATTCTATTCTTATCCATCTTTATGGGACAAAAAACAATAGCACAGGATTGGGCGAATTTAAATAAATACCAAAACGAAAATGCGAAGTTGGCAGTAGCGGAGCCAGGGAAAAACAGAATCGTATTTATGGGAGATTCCATAACGGAATTTTGGTTTCCTACTGACCCCGATTTTTTCTCCGGTAAACCTTATATCAACAGAGGCATAAGCGGACAAACCACACCGCAAATGTTAGTTCGTTTCAGAGCCGATGTGATTGCATTAAAACCTGAAATCGTATTGATTTTAGCAGGCATCAATGATATTGCCGGTAACACAGGACCATCAACGTTAGATATGATTAAGGACAATATTTTTTCGATGGCAGAACTGGCAAAAGCAAATCACATCAAAGTCATTCTTTGCTCAGTATTGCCTGCCTATGATTTCCCTTGGAAACCCAATCAAAATCCTGCCGATAAAGTAGTAGCACTTAATGGAATGATAAAAAAATATGCAGAAGCGAACAAGATGGTATATTTAGATTATTATTCCGCTATGGCGAATGAACAAAAGGGACTAAAAGCAGCTTACTCAGGCGACGGAGTACATCCTAACAAATTGGGATATCAAGTAATGGCGCCCCTAGCCGAAAAAGCAATAAACACCATTTTATCTAAAAAATAA
- a CDS encoding cysteine desulfurase family protein gives MKKVYLDNASTTAIRPEVITEMTKILSEDYGNPSSTHSFGRNAKSILELSRKSIAKHFNVSAQEIIFTSCGTEATNWILRSAVKDLKVKRIITSKIEHHAVLYTVLALKKEYNIQVDYVAVRPNGEVDITHLVELLSQEKKTLVSLMHVNNEIGTDLNLDRISTICQEHNVLFHSDTVQSIGKTVIDLQKLPIDFIVASAHKFHGPKGVGFAFVRKNSGLQPLFYGGEQEKGLRAGTEALHQIAGMAKALSLSYANLEAEKKGITELRTYLINQLKLEFPEFKINGSSEGFYTVLNVLLPFSEDKTAMILFHLDMKGIAVSRGSACQSGSIKPSHVLAEMLSNEDLKKPSLRISFSHENTKEDIDLLIQALKSI, from the coding sequence ATGAAAAAAGTATATCTCGATAACGCCTCCACAACAGCCATTCGCCCGGAAGTCATTACTGAAATGACTAAAATTTTGAGTGAAGATTATGGTAATCCTTCGTCAACGCATAGTTTTGGGCGAAATGCAAAAAGTATTTTGGAACTTTCCAGAAAATCTATTGCAAAGCATTTTAACGTCTCCGCCCAAGAGATTATTTTTACTTCTTGTGGAACCGAAGCGACTAATTGGATTCTCCGTTCAGCGGTCAAAGATTTGAAAGTAAAACGAATCATAACCAGCAAAATAGAGCATCATGCTGTTTTATATACCGTTTTGGCTTTGAAAAAAGAATATAATATTCAAGTTGATTATGTAGCCGTCAGACCCAATGGTGAAGTAGATATTACCCACTTAGTAGAATTACTTTCACAGGAAAAGAAAACGTTAGTGAGCCTGATGCATGTCAATAACGAAATTGGAACGGATTTAAATTTAGACCGAATAAGTACAATTTGTCAAGAGCACAATGTTCTTTTTCATTCGGATACTGTGCAGTCTATTGGTAAAACAGTCATTGATTTACAAAAATTGCCAATTGACTTTATTGTGGCAAGTGCCCATAAATTTCATGGACCTAAAGGAGTTGGATTTGCTTTTGTTAGAAAAAATTCAGGATTACAGCCTCTTTTTTACGGAGGGGAGCAAGAAAAAGGATTGCGAGCAGGAACCGAAGCGTTGCATCAAATTGCAGGTATGGCTAAGGCTTTGTCGCTTTCGTATGCAAATTTAGAAGCAGAAAAAAAGGGTATTACTGAACTAAGAACATATCTTATAAATCAACTGAAATTAGAATTTCCCGAATTTAAAATCAACGGAAGTTCAGAAGGATTTTATACTGTTTTAAATGTCTTATTGCCTTTTTCAGAAGATAAAACGGCGATGATTTTATTTCATTTGGACATGAAAGGAATTGCTGTTTCCCGCGGAAGTGCGTGTCAATCCGGAAGTATAAAACCGTCTCATGTTTTGGCAGAAATGCTTTCGAATGAAGATTTAAAAAAACCGAGTCTGCGAATCTCATTTAGTCATGAAAACACCAAAGAGGATATCGATTTACTTATTCAAGCTTTGAAAAGTATTTAG
- a CDS encoding DUF1003 domain-containing protein — protein sequence MKTSSIFKSAISDIEFPVNERISGKSIQNPILGLIIKDHPDFTSDQFISISELNLYREKYISNYLLAEIGELSNLEKHVMGSLKEDTSLVSQVEDEIETRTIGQKVADQVANFGGSWKFIILFGVFILLWILANIYILLNKGFDPYPFILLNLILSCLAALQAPVIMMSQNRQEEKDRERARKDYMINLKSELEIRMLHDKLDHLIQHQQHELIEIQKVQIEMMNDILSRIKK from the coding sequence ATGAAAACCAGTTCAATATTTAAGAGCGCCATTTCGGATATTGAATTTCCAGTGAATGAAAGAATTTCCGGTAAATCGATTCAAAATCCTATTTTAGGATTAATAATTAAAGATCATCCGGATTTTACCAGCGATCAATTTATTTCGATAAGTGAATTGAACTTGTATCGGGAAAAATATATTTCTAATTATTTGTTGGCCGAAATAGGAGAACTTTCTAATCTCGAAAAGCATGTTATGGGTTCTTTGAAAGAAGACACCTCATTGGTTAGTCAAGTAGAAGATGAGATTGAAACCAGAACAATAGGTCAAAAAGTAGCGGATCAAGTGGCTAATTTTGGTGGCAGTTGGAAATTTATAATTCTGTTTGGAGTTTTTATTCTTCTTTGGATTTTAGCTAATATTTACATTTTATTAAATAAAGGTTTCGATCCATATCCGTTCATTTTATTAAACCTGATTTTATCTTGTCTTGCCGCGCTTCAAGCTCCTGTAATTATGATGAGTCAAAATCGTCAGGAGGAAAAAGACAGAGAACGGGCTAGAAAAGATTATATGATTAATCTAAAATCAGAACTCGAAATTAGAATGTTGCACGACAAATTAGATCATTTGATACAGCATCAACAACACGAATTGATTGAAATCCAGAAAGTACAAATCGAAATGATGAATGATATTTTGAGCCGAATAAAAAAATAG